The following are from one region of the Methanomassiliicoccales archaeon LGM-DZ1 genome:
- the rpl4p gene encoding 50S ribosomal protein L4, whose protein sequence is MTTTNVYSVKGEVAGTVDVPAAFASEYRPDLIKKAILAAAANGRQPYGPNKMSGMRHSVSTWGKGRGVARVQRLHDGRRATQSPNNISGRRAHPPKVEKIWTQKVNRKELKMARLSALAATANAECVKARGHVFDDKVSFPIVVDDALNEVKTAAEVRQLFDAIGIGYDVDRAKDGTKIRAGKGKMRNRKYRTPVSVLIVISDKDRKAAVFSGAGNLPGVDVEEISTLNTSLLAPGGDAGRLTVYTKSAIEKIGEWTE, encoded by the coding sequence ATGACCACAACCAACGTTTATTCCGTGAAGGGAGAGGTCGCCGGAACCGTCGATGTGCCCGCGGCGTTCGCCTCCGAGTACAGGCCCGACCTCATCAAGAAAGCGATCCTTGCCGCGGCAGCCAACGGAAGGCAGCCCTACGGACCCAACAAGATGTCCGGAATGAGGCACTCCGTCAGCACCTGGGGCAAGGGACGCGGTGTCGCCCGCGTCCAGAGGCTCCACGACGGAAGGAGGGCAACCCAGTCCCCTAACAACATCTCGGGACGCAGGGCCCACCCGCCGAAAGTCGAGAAGATCTGGACCCAGAAGGTCAACAGGAAGGAGCTCAAGATGGCCCGCCTCTCCGCCCTCGCCGCAACCGCCAACGCGGAGTGCGTGAAGGCCCGCGGACACGTCTTCGATGACAAGGTCTCCTTCCCCATCGTGGTCGACGACGCCCTCAACGAGGTCAAGACCGCTGCGGAGGTCAGGCAGCTCTTCGACGCCATCGGGATCGGATACGATGTCGACCGCGCGAAGGACGGGACCAAGATCCGCGCCGGAAAGGGAAAGATGAGGAACAGGAAGTACAGGACCCCTGTCTCCGTCCTTATAGTAATATCTGATAAGGACAGGAAGGCCGCCGTCTTCTCCGGCGCCGGCAACCTGCCCGGTGTGGATGTCGAGGAGATCAGCACCCTGAACACCAGCCTGCTCGCTCCCGGAGGAGACGCCGGAAGGCTCACCGTCTACACCAAATCCGCAATCGAGAAGATCGGAGAGTGGACCGAATGA
- the rplW gene encoding 50S ribosomal protein L23 has translation MKQSDVLIKPYVTEKSLNLMNGTPIQKFKDGNKIEFLVNRDADKADIKTAFEEYFEVKVEKVWTRIQKDGKHAIIKLAEGYSAEDVGTRVGVF, from the coding sequence ATGAAGCAGAGCGATGTGCTCATCAAGCCGTACGTGACCGAGAAGTCCCTCAACCTCATGAACGGGACTCCCATCCAGAAGTTCAAGGACGGCAACAAGATCGAGTTCCTGGTCAACAGGGACGCTGACAAGGCAGACATCAAGACCGCCTTCGAAGAGTACTTCGAGGTCAAGGTCGAGAAGGTCTGGACCAGAATCCAGAAAGACGGCAAGCATGCCATCATCAAGCTCGCGGAGGGCTACTCTGCAGAGGATGTCGGCACGAGGGTCGGAGTGTTCTGA
- a CDS encoding 50S ribosomal protein L2, with the protein MGKRLIPQRRGSGSDHMRSPSHRHVDDIRIPHYAQAEGTIKDLIQAPGRTSPLAVVDFGGKKSYQLAVEGTKVGQKIYIGTKDADVGNILALGNIPEGTLVHNVEGQPLDGGKFVKTAGTSALVVSRGKTVVLTMPSGELKEFDPNCRAVVGVVAGGGRTDKPLAKAGKNYLTLRSRSVANKKTSGVAMNAVDHPNGGGSHPHVGGPNCHGRTAPPGQKAGFIAPKKKIKRK; encoded by the coding sequence ATGGGAAAAAGACTGATTCCGCAGAGGAGAGGCTCGGGCAGCGACCACATGCGCTCCCCCTCCCACAGGCATGTCGACGACATCAGGATCCCCCACTACGCCCAGGCGGAAGGAACCATCAAGGACCTTATCCAGGCCCCCGGAAGGACCAGCCCCCTGGCCGTCGTGGACTTCGGCGGCAAGAAGAGCTACCAGCTCGCCGTCGAGGGAACCAAGGTCGGTCAGAAGATATACATCGGCACCAAGGACGCCGATGTCGGGAACATCCTCGCTCTCGGCAACATCCCCGAGGGAACCCTCGTCCACAACGTCGAGGGACAGCCCCTCGACGGAGGCAAGTTCGTCAAGACCGCCGGAACCTCCGCGCTCGTCGTCAGCCGCGGGAAGACCGTCGTCCTGACCATGCCGTCCGGAGAGCTGAAGGAATTCGACCCCAACTGCCGCGCAGTCGTCGGGGTCGTCGCCGGAGGCGGAAGGACCGACAAGCCCCTCGCCAAGGCCGGTAAGAACTACCTGACCCTCAGGTCCAGGTCTGTTGCGAACAAGAAGACGAGCGGTGTCGCGATGAACGCGGTCGACCACCCGAACGGCGGAGGAAGCCACCCGCATGTCGGAGGACCCAACTGCCACGGCAGGACCGCGCCTCCCGGCCAGAAGGCTGGATTCATCGCGCCCAAGAAGAAGATCAAGAGGAAGTGA
- a CDS encoding 30S ribosomal protein S19 codes for MAKKIMGSAKSSRRKLRKKASAIQARRKKEFMFRGYTLEQLQSMPFDQVLELLPSRARRTYLRGLNYEQQIVYDKLSGENNGVVRTHRRDLPILPSFVGKTVAVYDGHQFVNVDIKPEMIGCNLGEFVINRKMPQHSGPGVGATRSSKFMPLK; via the coding sequence ATGGCAAAGAAAATCATGGGATCCGCGAAATCTTCCAGGAGAAAACTGAGGAAGAAGGCATCCGCGATCCAGGCGAGGAGGAAGAAGGAGTTCATGTTCAGGGGATACACCCTTGAACAGCTCCAGTCCATGCCCTTCGACCAGGTCCTCGAGCTCCTGCCGTCCAGGGCGAGGAGGACCTACCTCCGCGGGCTGAACTACGAACAGCAGATCGTCTACGACAAGCTGTCCGGCGAGAACAACGGAGTCGTCAGGACCCACCGCAGGGACCTGCCCATCCTCCCCTCGTTCGTCGGGAAGACCGTCGCTGTATACGACGGCCACCAGTTCGTCAACGTCGACATCAAGCCCGAGATGATCGGATGCAACCTCGGCGAGTTTGTGATCAACAGGAAGATGCCGCAGCACTCCGGACCCGGAGTCGGTGCGACCAGGTCCTCCAAGTTCATGCCGCTGAAGTGA
- a CDS encoding 50S ribosomal protein L22: protein MATNKGYTTVSDPDTTAKALSKEQPISPKFAREVAGLIRGMKVPEARKTLEGVIAKEVPVPLRRYNKRVSHKANVGPGRYPVKASKAILAALESAASNADYKGLDSASMEISTISISRGQVIPGHRPRAQGRATQWNQETANIEIILSEVE, encoded by the coding sequence ATGGCTACAAACAAAGGCTACACAACTGTTTCGGACCCCGACACCACCGCCAAGGCCCTGTCCAAGGAGCAGCCCATCTCCCCCAAGTTCGCCCGCGAGGTCGCGGGTCTGATCAGGGGGATGAAGGTCCCCGAGGCCAGGAAGACCCTGGAGGGCGTCATCGCCAAAGAGGTCCCCGTTCCCCTGAGGAGATACAACAAGCGTGTCTCCCACAAGGCGAACGTCGGGCCCGGAAGGTATCCGGTCAAAGCGTCCAAGGCCATACTCGCCGCTCTGGAGAGCGCGGCCTCCAACGCCGACTACAAGGGACTCGACTCCGCATCCATGGAGATCTCCACGATCTCCATCTCCCGCGGACAGGTCATCCCCGGGCACAGGCCCAGGGCGCAGGGACGCGCCACCCAGTGGAACCAGGAGACCGCGAACATCGAGATCATCCTCTCGGAGGTTGAGTGA
- a CDS encoding 30S ribosomal protein S3, with protein MASERKFVAENVRRVLLKEYLMKEVSRAGFGGLDVQRTPMGTRIILSTERPGLVIGRRGQTIKNLTTVIEDRFGFENPQIEVEEVKDVSLNAQIMAEKLAFSLERGWHFRRAGHATLRRVMDAGARGCYIIVAGKLSGQRHRTEKFKEGSIKYCGEPKIQFVDHGYAVAKLKMGIIGVTVEIMQNTAKLPAEIAVAGKDEAAQKLPDLFGPNAVAAQAAPAEGAEPAEAAPAEEAQ; from the coding sequence ATGGCATCAGAAAGGAAATTCGTCGCCGAGAACGTCCGCAGGGTCCTGCTCAAGGAGTACCTCATGAAAGAGGTCTCCCGCGCGGGATTCGGCGGCCTCGACGTCCAGAGGACCCCCATGGGGACCCGCATCATCCTCTCCACCGAGAGGCCCGGGCTCGTCATCGGCCGCCGCGGCCAGACGATCAAGAACCTGACCACCGTCATCGAGGACAGGTTCGGGTTCGAGAACCCCCAGATCGAGGTCGAGGAGGTCAAGGACGTCTCCCTCAACGCTCAGATCATGGCTGAGAAGCTCGCCTTCTCCCTCGAGAGGGGATGGCACTTCAGGCGCGCAGGCCACGCGACCCTCAGGAGGGTCATGGACGCCGGCGCCCGCGGATGCTACATCATCGTCGCAGGGAAGCTGAGCGGACAGAGGCACAGGACCGAGAAGTTCAAGGAAGGCTCCATCAAATACTGCGGTGAGCCCAAGATCCAGTTCGTCGACCACGGATACGCGGTCGCCAAGCTCAAGATGGGAATCATCGGAGTCACCGTGGAGATCATGCAGAACACCGCGAAGCTCCCCGCCGAGATCGCTGTCGCCGGAAAGGACGAGGCCGCCCAGAAGCTGCCCGACCTGTTCGGCCCGAACGCCGTCGCCGCGCAGGCCGCCCCCGCCGAGGGAGCAGAGCCTGCCGAGGCCGCGCCCGCTGAGGAGGCGCAGTGA
- the rpmC gene encoding 50S ribosomal protein L29: MAALKVADIRKMSAEERNEKLKELRNELMHERGVSAMGGAPSSPGIIRSLRLSIARILTVQKEEEKL; encoded by the coding sequence ATGGCAGCACTCAAGGTCGCCGACATCAGGAAGATGTCCGCTGAAGAGCGCAACGAGAAACTGAAGGAGCTCAGGAACGAGCTCATGCACGAGAGGGGTGTCTCCGCTATGGGAGGCGCTCCCTCGAGCCCCGGCATCATCCGCTCCCTCAGGCTCAGCATCGCCCGCATCCTGACCGTCCAGAAGGAGGAGGAGAAGCTCTGA
- the yciH gene encoding stress response translation initiation inhibitor YciH produces MSEICPKCGLPKELCMCEEIAREQQSVRISIDSRRYGKTVTVIDGIDGNDIDINDLAKTLKSRCAAGGTCKDGRIELQGDHKKKVKAVLEEMGFRTEVR; encoded by the coding sequence ATGTCTGAGATCTGCCCGAAGTGCGGCCTGCCGAAAGAGCTCTGCATGTGCGAGGAGATCGCACGCGAACAGCAGAGCGTCAGGATATCGATTGACAGCCGCAGATACGGTAAGACCGTCACCGTCATCGACGGCATCGACGGCAACGACATCGACATCAACGACCTCGCGAAGACTCTCAAGAGCCGCTGCGCGGCCGGCGGCACCTGCAAGGACGGGCGCATCGAACTCCAGGGCGACCACAAGAAAAAGGTCAAGGCCGTCCTGGAAGAGATGGGATTCCGCACCGAAGTAAGGTAA
- a CDS encoding ribonuclease P protein subunit, producing the protein MNRTEFMRSELIGLDVSVLSAPFSGISGRVVDETKNTFTIESAGTERMVPKSGNEFRFMYNNEQIDIEGSKLLHRPEDRMKKVR; encoded by the coding sequence ATGAATCGCACCGAATTCATGAGATCCGAACTCATAGGCCTCGACGTGAGTGTGCTGTCAGCGCCGTTCTCCGGTATATCCGGAAGAGTGGTCGACGAGACGAAGAACACGTTCACCATTGAATCGGCCGGAACTGAGAGAATGGTCCCCAAGTCGGGGAACGAGTTCAGGTTCATGTACAACAACGAGCAGATAGACATCGAAGGAAGCAAACTCCTTCACCGACCCGAAGACAGGATGAAGAAGGTTAGGTGA
- a CDS encoding 30S ribosomal protein S17 produces the protein MTAEIRNIGIEVKAPQGECSDPCCPFHGTLSVRGQVIDGVVASVKMNSTVIVKRDYLKKDEKYERYMKKSARYAAHAPACLGLKAGDSVRIMECRPISKTVSYVVIEKRD, from the coding sequence ATGACAGCAGAAATCAGGAACATCGGCATCGAGGTCAAAGCACCGCAGGGCGAGTGCAGCGACCCGTGCTGCCCCTTCCACGGAACCCTTTCCGTGAGGGGACAGGTCATCGACGGAGTGGTCGCAAGCGTGAAGATGAACTCAACCGTCATCGTGAAGCGCGACTACCTCAAGAAAGACGAGAAGTACGAGAGGTACATGAAGAAGTCCGCAAGGTACGCGGCCCACGCGCCCGCCTGCCTCGGGCTCAAAGCGGGCGACTCCGTGAGGATCATGGAGTGCCGCCCCATCTCCAAGACCGTTTCGTACGTCGTGATCGAGAAGAGGGACTGA
- a CDS encoding 50S ribosomal protein L14, with amino-acid sequence MKGIAGHQIRGVQQETELTVIDNTGAKVISIITVPSYHGVSRRIPKAGVGDFVIASVKKGTPAMRRQIVFAVIVRQKRPYRRPDGTMIFFEDNAAVLVTDTGETKGTDIKGPVAREAADRWPRIAATASTIV; translated from the coding sequence ATGAAGGGAATCGCAGGACACCAGATCAGGGGAGTGCAGCAGGAGACCGAGCTCACGGTCATCGACAACACCGGAGCCAAGGTCATCTCCATCATCACCGTTCCCAGCTACCACGGCGTCAGCAGGAGGATCCCCAAGGCCGGAGTCGGCGACTTCGTCATCGCCTCCGTCAAGAAAGGGACCCCCGCCATGAGGAGGCAGATCGTCTTCGCCGTCATCGTCCGCCAGAAGCGCCCCTACAGGCGCCCCGACGGCACGATGATCTTCTTCGAGGACAACGCGGCCGTTCTCGTGACCGACACCGGAGAGACCAAGGGAACCGACATCAAGGGCCCCGTCGCCAGGGAGGCCGCCGACAGGTGGCCCAGGATCGCAGCGACCGCGAGCACCATCGTGTGA
- the rplX gene encoding 50S ribosomal protein L24 yields the protein MVSSKARVQRKAQANAPAHTKRKMLSAHLSDELAEKYGRRTARVCEGDTVAIVRGDEDIKGTEGKVVEVFTKTGRVSIDGVTIKQADGTAVARPVHASNLVIVKLNLEDPLRSKILDNKEAAE from the coding sequence ATGGTTAGCAGCAAAGCAAGGGTGCAGAGGAAGGCTCAGGCCAACGCCCCTGCGCACACTAAGAGGAAAATGCTCTCCGCCCATCTCAGCGATGAGCTCGCGGAGAAGTACGGCAGGCGCACCGCGAGGGTCTGCGAAGGCGACACCGTCGCGATCGTCCGCGGAGACGAGGACATCAAAGGGACCGAGGGAAAGGTCGTCGAGGTCTTCACCAAGACCGGACGCGTCTCGATCGACGGAGTGACCATCAAGCAGGCAGACGGGACCGCCGTCGCCCGCCCGGTCCACGCCTCGAACCTCGTCATAGTCAAACTGAACCTCGAGGATCCCCTCAGGTCCAAGATCCTCGACAACAAGGAGGCAGCAGAATGA
- a CDS encoding 30S ribosomal protein S4e gives MSDHMKRLAMPRTWAIPKKTHVWAAKQRPGAHSVDESVPAGMLLRDMLGVADTAKEAKRMIADRDLIVNGKKVKDAKAPVGIMDTVSIPKLNANYRMLLTGKGKLTAVPISEEDTKWSLFRVEGKNKVAGGKLQVNLSSGRNILISENKYKTGDTLKMTFEGNEVLAVYPYDVNAVVLVINGRHAGKVETIASVKDGSATAAATVTFESKTETVKDNVFVIGTGKTEIVLPEASE, from the coding sequence ATGAGCGACCACATGAAGAGACTGGCTATGCCCAGGACCTGGGCCATCCCCAAGAAGACCCACGTCTGGGCGGCCAAGCAGAGGCCCGGAGCGCACTCCGTGGACGAGTCCGTCCCTGCCGGCATGCTCCTCAGGGACATGCTCGGTGTCGCGGACACCGCCAAAGAGGCCAAGAGGATGATCGCCGACCGCGACCTCATCGTCAACGGCAAGAAGGTCAAGGACGCCAAAGCGCCCGTCGGGATCATGGACACCGTCAGCATCCCGAAGCTGAACGCGAACTACAGGATGCTCCTCACCGGCAAGGGGAAGCTCACCGCCGTCCCCATCTCCGAGGAGGACACCAAGTGGTCCCTGTTCAGGGTCGAGGGCAAGAACAAGGTCGCCGGAGGCAAGCTCCAGGTCAACCTGTCCTCCGGGAGGAACATCCTCATCAGCGAGAACAAGTACAAGACCGGGGACACCCTCAAGATGACCTTCGAGGGCAACGAGGTCCTCGCAGTCTACCCCTACGATGTCAACGCCGTCGTGCTCGTCATCAACGGACGCCACGCCGGAAAGGTCGAGACCATCGCGTCCGTCAAGGACGGGTCCGCGACCGCCGCCGCCACCGTCACCTTCGAGAGCAAGACCGAGACCGTCAAGGACAACGTGTTCGTCATCGGCACCGGCAAGACCGAGATCGTTCTTCCGGAGGCTTCCGAATGA
- a CDS encoding 50S ribosomal protein L5, with product MSENVMRDLRISKISVNIGVGEAGEKLVKAQKVLEMVTGQKSVQTLSKTVNRDLGIREGMPLGCKVTLRGENAEKFLARALSIRENRVYEYSFDKEGNMSFGISDYTDFDGMKYDPEIGIFGMDVNVVIRRKGGERVERRALLRKSIPKEHRVGRDEAIQFMKDKYNVQVIE from the coding sequence ATGAGCGAGAACGTCATGAGGGACCTCCGCATATCGAAGATCTCCGTCAACATCGGCGTCGGCGAGGCCGGCGAGAAGCTCGTCAAGGCCCAGAAGGTCCTCGAGATGGTCACCGGGCAGAAGTCTGTCCAGACCCTCTCCAAGACCGTCAACAGGGACCTCGGCATCCGTGAGGGCATGCCCCTCGGATGCAAGGTCACCCTCAGGGGAGAGAACGCCGAGAAGTTCCTCGCCCGCGCCCTGAGCATCAGGGAGAACCGCGTGTACGAGTACTCCTTCGACAAGGAGGGCAACATGTCCTTCGGTATCTCCGATTACACCGACTTCGACGGCATGAAGTACGACCCCGAGATCGGGATCTTCGGAATGGATGTCAACGTGGTCATCCGCAGGAAAGGCGGAGAGCGCGTCGAGAGGAGGGCTCTCCTCAGGAAGTCCATCCCCAAGGAGCACCGCGTCGGAAGGGACGAGGCCATCCAGTTCATGAAAGACAAGTACAATGTCCAGGTGATCGAATGA
- a CDS encoding 30S ribosomal protein S14, whose product MKPKKQYGRQVGCDRCGRRRGIIRRYGMHLCRQCFRDMAPELGFKKYS is encoded by the coding sequence ATGAAGCCCAAGAAACAGTACGGCAGGCAGGTCGGATGCGACCGCTGCGGCCGCAGGCGCGGTATTATAAGGAGGTACGGGATGCACCTGTGCCGCCAGTGCTTCAGAGACATGGCCCCGGAGCTGGGCTTCAAGAAATATTCGTGA
- a CDS encoding 30S ribosomal protein S8 has protein sequence MQSDPLNDAMCVIKNASVNGKAECIIAPSSKLIGRVLKVMQDYGYINQFEFVEDGKAGKFRVQLKGAINNCGVIKPRYSVKVADIETYEARYLPAQDFGVLIFTTTDGVVAQDKAKELGIGGKLLAYVY, from the coding sequence ATGCAGAGCGATCCACTCAACGACGCAATGTGCGTCATAAAGAATGCATCGGTCAACGGAAAGGCGGAGTGCATCATCGCACCCTCCTCGAAGCTGATCGGCCGCGTGCTCAAAGTCATGCAGGACTACGGATACATCAACCAGTTCGAGTTCGTCGAGGACGGCAAAGCGGGCAAGTTCCGCGTCCAGCTCAAAGGAGCCATCAACAACTGCGGTGTCATAAAGCCCAGGTATTCCGTGAAAGTCGCGGACATCGAGACCTATGAGGCGAGGTACCTCCCCGCCCAGGATTTCGGGGTCCTCATCTTCACCACCACCGACGGCGTCGTCGCCCAGGACAAAGCCAAAGAACTCGGCATCGGCGGAAAACTGCTTGCATACGTGTACTGA
- a CDS encoding 50S ribosomal protein L6 translates to MTVAGIIESHIAIPDGVTVSLDGNTLTAKGPKGELSRNFSHPRVNVVVADGKVTVSCEYPRIKDKAMVGTYAAHIKNMIKGVTVGFTYHLKVVFSHFPMKVTVNDKEKRVEVNNYMGGHAPRYAVIVGDSKVKISGQDITVTGISIEDVGQTAANMEKSTMRGGFDKRVFEDGIYITGKSHKVKE, encoded by the coding sequence ATGACAGTTGCAGGGATAATCGAAAGCCACATCGCCATACCCGATGGGGTCACCGTCTCTCTGGACGGGAACACCTTGACGGCCAAAGGGCCCAAAGGTGAACTGAGCAGAAACTTCTCGCACCCCCGCGTGAATGTCGTCGTTGCGGACGGGAAAGTCACAGTCAGCTGTGAATACCCGAGGATCAAGGACAAGGCCATGGTCGGAACCTACGCCGCCCACATCAAGAACATGATCAAGGGCGTCACCGTCGGGTTCACCTACCACCTCAAGGTCGTGTTCTCCCACTTCCCTATGAAAGTGACCGTCAACGACAAAGAGAAGAGGGTCGAGGTCAACAACTACATGGGAGGGCACGCCCCCCGTTACGCCGTCATCGTCGGCGACTCCAAGGTGAAGATCAGCGGACAGGACATCACTGTCACCGGCATCTCCATCGAGGACGTCGGCCAGACCGCGGCCAACATGGAGAAGTCCACCATGAGGGGAGGCTTCGACAAGAGGGTCTTCGAGGACGGTATCTACATTACCGGCAAGTCGCACAAGGTGAAAGAATGA
- a CDS encoding 50S ribosomal protein L32e, protein MTVKEFKDLPGFSDKNTEELSSIGITTVDQLKDAVSDEEKSKEIIKALTGVGPKTIEKWQAAFAGEEVKAPAKKEAKEEEAAEVVEANAYAVQPKPELDDETVEALAQRAVISGKRPAFKRQEWYRYKMLGEMWRKPRGIHSKMRRRFKKRPAMVEIGYRGPAKARDLHPSGFEEVMVYNAEDLEKIDPKKQAARIGRTVGTKKRVAIEDRAKELGIRVLNRMV, encoded by the coding sequence ATGACCGTAAAGGAGTTCAAGGACCTTCCGGGATTCTCCGACAAGAACACTGAAGAGCTCTCGTCGATCGGGATCACCACCGTTGACCAGCTGAAGGATGCTGTCAGCGACGAAGAGAAGTCCAAGGAGATCATCAAGGCGCTCACCGGCGTCGGCCCCAAGACCATCGAGAAATGGCAGGCCGCGTTCGCCGGCGAGGAAGTCAAGGCCCCCGCGAAGAAGGAGGCCAAGGAAGAAGAGGCCGCAGAGGTCGTGGAGGCAAATGCCTACGCGGTCCAGCCCAAGCCCGAGCTCGACGACGAGACCGTCGAGGCGCTCGCGCAGAGGGCCGTCATCAGCGGCAAGCGCCCTGCTTTCAAGAGGCAGGAGTGGTACAGATACAAGATGCTCGGCGAGATGTGGAGGAAGCCCCGCGGAATCCACTCCAAGATGCGCAGGAGGTTCAAGAAGCGCCCTGCGATGGTGGAGATCGGCTACCGCGGACCCGCCAAGGCCAGGGACCTCCATCCCTCGGGATTCGAAGAGGTCATGGTCTACAACGCCGAGGACCTCGAGAAGATCGATCCCAAGAAGCAGGCAGCCCGCATCGGAAGGACCGTCGGAACGAAGAAGAGGGTCGCGATCGAGGACCGTGCCAAAGAGCTCGGTATCCGCGTCCTAAACAGGATGGTGTGA
- a CDS encoding 50S ribosomal protein L19e, with product MADLSNQKRLAAEILKCGIHRVWIDPEKEDDVAECITRSDIRTAIASGTIKAKPKEGTSRGRIRHAQAQKAKGKKKGPGSTKGTHNARAPHKKVWIQTIRPIRDELKQLRADGKITPSVYRLYYRRAKGGVYTSRRNLRQHMVIDGNLKEEN from the coding sequence ATGGCAGACCTTAGCAACCAGAAGAGGCTTGCCGCCGAGATACTCAAGTGCGGCATCCACAGGGTCTGGATCGACCCCGAGAAGGAGGACGACGTCGCCGAGTGCATCACCCGCTCCGACATCCGCACCGCTATCGCGTCCGGCACCATCAAGGCCAAGCCCAAGGAGGGTACCTCCAGGGGCAGGATAAGGCACGCCCAGGCCCAGAAGGCCAAAGGCAAGAAGAAGGGGCCCGGAAGCACGAAGGGAACCCACAATGCGAGGGCGCCCCACAAGAAGGTCTGGATCCAGACCATCAGGCCCATCCGCGACGAGCTCAAGCAGCTCAGGGCAGATGGCAAGATCACCCCGTCCGTCTACAGGCTTTACTACAGGAGGGCCAAGGGAGGAGTCTACACTTCCCGCAGGAACCTCAGGCAGCATATGGTCATCGACGGCAATCTGAAGGAGGAGAACTGA
- a CDS encoding 50S ribosomal protein L18, which produces MATGPRYNVAFRRRREGRTNYYTRRKLLASHETRAVVRRSNKNITVQFADFTMTGDKIIAAADTKQFKALGWEHSCSSIPAAYLVGYAAGLKAKKAGVEYAVLDLGMQNPQHGGVLFAVAKGIIDAGVEVPASEDVFPDEDRINGKHIDDKIEADVASMKQKLEAE; this is translated from the coding sequence ATGGCAACCGGACCTAGATACAACGTGGCGTTCCGCCGCAGAAGAGAGGGCCGCACCAACTACTACACCCGCCGCAAGCTCCTCGCGAGCCATGAGACCCGTGCAGTCGTCAGGAGGTCCAACAAGAACATCACCGTTCAGTTCGCTGACTTCACGATGACCGGTGACAAGATCATCGCAGCCGCCGACACCAAGCAGTTCAAGGCCCTCGGATGGGAGCACTCCTGCTCCTCCATCCCCGCCGCCTACCTCGTCGGGTACGCTGCCGGCCTGAAGGCCAAGAAGGCCGGCGTCGAGTACGCAGTGCTCGATCTCGGCATGCAGAACCCCCAGCACGGCGGAGTCCTCTTCGCCGTCGCGAAGGGAATCATCGATGCGGGAGTCGAGGTCCCCGCCTCCGAGGACGTGTTCCCCGATGAGGACAGGATCAACGGAAAGCACATCGACGACAAGATCGAAGCGGATGTAGCAAGCATGAAACAGAAACTGGAGGCTGAGTGA